Part of the Arvicola amphibius chromosome 17, mArvAmp1.2, whole genome shotgun sequence genome is shown below.
tgtgcctgCGAGTACGTgtacacgtgtgtggaggtcagaggtcaacctctgtcctccctcctcaGAGGCAACAACCTTGTGTTTCAAGTAAGGGCCTCCCACTAAGATGGGGATTAGCTAATTTCACTGATTAGCTAAGGCTGGCAGATCCTTGCATATCTGCTTCCCTggctctgggattacaaggtcaccaccacgcccagctttctAAATGGGTGCTAGGGATGgtgctcaggtcctcatgcctccTGTAGAATGACAGCTACAGTATACCTATGAGCATATTGCTGAGGATAGTCAAACACAGAGTTTCTACAGCCTGCTTTGCGTGTTCTACTCTCACTCTGACAGTGGCtctcttctgtatttttattattataacctttttttaaacagagtctcatgtagcccccAGTTGACCTTTGAGCCTTCGACTCACTATGTAAtggaggttgaccttgaacttacggtcctcctgcctctgcttccctggatGATACAATTACAGGTGAGGATAACATAGTCTGGATGAGAGTTTGAGGGACTTATAGTAGCTTGGTAGCGCTGCGCTTTGAGATCAAAGATTTTATTCCAAATGGTTCAACCCTAActtcttccaaaatattttttgtcCATCTATTAGAGATGCAGCTCAGCTTCACTCACTAAGCTGTGAACCCTGGAAAGAGGCAATGCTGACTCATCTTTGCATTGAGTTAACCCCGTCCCCTCCACACAGTAGGTGTCTGGATGGTGAAGTCAGCTGACAGACACTGCAGCAACCGTTCGAGAACGCACGTTGTTCTTATCAGAAGTGAGTGAtagtcattattttcttcttctccaggCTTGTATTTCAACAATCAGAAAAGTTTTCGAAGCTGGAAAACCAATACCAGTTGCTTCAAATAGAAAGCAGCGAGTTTCAAGGACTACAGACTAAAATCAGTTTAATGTCAGACAAGGTAATTCATTCATAACTTGCTTGAGGGGAGGTACTCCCGTCTTCTCTCTACTACCATGCTCGCACTTCAAGTCAAAGCTTCCTTACACCGTCACTGTTTTAACTCCTAAGTGGGCTTCCTACTTCCTGACATTCTCCCCAAAATCCAAGTTAGTTCCTGGAAAGCATTGAAAGTATGGTTTGCTTCAGCTGGGcatgatagtacacacctttaatcccagcactctgtaggctgaggcaggcaaatctctgtgagttcaaggctggcctttctgcgtagcaagttccagacatCCATGGCTAAGCAAACAAAGTATGGTTGATCTTTAGATATAAAATTATAACATgggtagccaggcggtggtggtgcacacctttaattccaacactttggaggcagaggtaggcgtatctctgtaagtttgaggccagcctggtctacaagagctagttccaagacaggctctaaaactacagcaaaacctgtctcgaaaaaaaaaaattataacatgggaccagcaagatggcttagtgaatAAAAGCTTTTGTTGCCAAGACTGATGCCCTCAATGCCATCCAGTCAACCAAACTTGAACTATTCCTAATTACAAGTGTTTTTCAGAGCAGGGTGGTGATCCCATCActaagaggcaagcagatctctatgagttcaaagccaacgtggtctacagagtgcattccagggcagtcagggctatggagagaaaccctgtcttggtgtGGGAAGAAAATGTTTCTCAGAACTTGGGTTTAAATGaacttctttgtttttcctttttgtctgtttttcttttttgtttgtctgggttcttgttcgtttgtttggtttggtttttgtttcgtTTCTGTTTTTTGAGCCGGGGTTTCCCTGTGTAGGAACCCCGGCTATTCTgaaactctttgtagaccaggctggcctcgaattatagaggtccacctgtctctgcctcctgagtgctaggattaaaggcgtgcgccaccacaaccggctAAATGAATTTCTAATTGCGGTGTGACTATACACATATTAAAGTGACTTAGACATTCCGTCTTCTTTTAGTAGCTAGCTCTGCTACACATGTGTCATCTATTTCCTGACTAGCACATTGTTTCATGCGGTACATTGGTCCTTTGTTCTGATGGCCATACTGAATTCCCTCAAGGGTTTCCTGCATCTCCATTATTTCAGATACTGACTTCAGCACATCATCTTCCATGTCCACCAAGATATAATCAGACGTGTCTCTCCCACATGCCAGTTCTCAAATAGCCACTCTGAGGCTGTTCCTCTAACACCTAGAACTAGAACTAGTTCACAGAGGATGTTCATAGCTCTTAGCAGGACCCTAGAATGTCTGATCAGAAGATCTAAAGCATTGTGCGCGCCGTCAAGTTTCTTGCACAAGGCCTGGCAAAAGATGAGCACTCAAGGCACAGTATGTGGCAACTAATAATGTAATAGGCACTGCAAAATGTTCTGACTAATAGGGCCAGGGCTGTGGGTGTGTCTTAGAAGTGTTAGGAATCATCCAAGCGTTTTTTAATGGTACCTCACAATGTTCTTAGCATTTTCAAATGCTTACTCTTGTAAGTAGTATGTAAAATGACTTAGAGAAGACAAGAATATTATATAGCACTGGTGGAATACTTTGCTTGGTCACTGAGTCTGGGTGAGGACTCCACCAGTGTTTTCCTATGACTCCCTTTGTTATAGTGCGTGCAGATTGCTCTGCTTTCTGGGTTAAGCTGCTGCAGGGCAGAGCTGTGTCCTGTTCAGTGTTCTGTCTCTGGACAGTGCTGCAGACATTCGATAGCTTAATAGTCACTTCTAGGTCTTTTCGTGATCTCTAAAGTTTTCATCCACGTGAGGCTGGAGACTAGTGAAGTCCGTGGCACGGCCTTTCCAAATACCCGAGCCCATTCTGAGAGGCCCTAGAGGCTTGTCCTGGTTTGCAAATAAACACTGCCGTTTGATGGAACTTGCCTCAACTACTTCTATAAAAATCCATTTTTGCCTCTTTACAATCCAGTTCTAGTTCTTTCTCTGTAAGAAGTTAGCAAAAATAGTAATAAAGTTTCAGCCAGAAACTTCCAAAATTGTAGGCTTTAGGAGAGGTAGCAAGTTTTAGACTGTTGcagttccctaaaagccagttaGCCATGAAAAGGACATCTATGTTACTTCCCATTGTCATGAAGAAAGAAACTCCAGTATACTTCAAAAACGTGAACATCATTTCTTTCAACTATGCCCTCATGAAAAAGGTGTGTTAGATAActaggattatgagttcaagaaTATATTTTTCCAACATAGGGCTACTCTActaaatttgttaaaaaaaactattaatgatGAATGTTTCTGTCCATGTGATTCTGGTGTACTTGGATATTTTAGGTATCTTCAGAATTTGAACCTTGTCTATGTCATACTCCTGATTGTTAAAATATGTTTCTctaatataaaaatgattaagTAGCTCGGGATTGTTTGTGTCGTAAATGCAGCTGGAGTCTACTGAAAGTATCCTGCAGGAAGCTGCATCATCCATGGCTTTGATGACCCAGTTTGAGCAAGAAGTGTCTGGCCTCCAAAGATCCATACATGACATTGAGAACAGTAAAGAGACGCTCACTCAAAAGATGCAGAGCCTTAGTGAGAAATTCCAGACCATTACAGATTTCTGGAAGAGAACCCTGGCAGAGATGAGCAATAATACAGCCATTTTCAAATCAGAAGCAAAGCATATACATTCTCAAGTTACCATGAAAATTAACTCAGCCGAGCAAGAAATGAAACTGCTCACTGAACGGCTAAAAGATTTGGAAGACAGCACACTACGAAACATCAGAACAGTAAACAGGCAAGAAGAGGAGGATCTTCTCCGAGTAGAGGCACAGCTCAGCTCCAATACAAAAGCCGTTGAGAAGCTAGAAGAAGAGCAGCACTCACTCCTAGCCAGAGATGAGGAGCTGACCAGTAAACTTGCCGACTATGAACCCAAAGTTGAAGAGTGCAAGGCCCATTTGCCAGCTATAGAAAATGCGATCCACTCTGTCCTCAGAGTCTCTCAGGACCTGatggggacagaaaagaaaatggaagacctCACTGTGCAGATGTTTAACATGGAGGATGACATGCTAAGGGCGGTGTCTGAAATAATGGAGATGCAGAAGACCCTTGAGAGAATTCAGTATGACAATAGCATACTAAAGATGCAAAACGAACTGCTGGTTCTCAAAGGAAAAGTTCACGATTTCATAGCATATTCAAGTTCAGGAGAAAAGGGGACTTTGGGAAAATATAACCTAGAAAATAAGGGAGCCGATGATTATTAAGTTTACTGTGTACCTTTTGATGGACTGTATTATTAAATGGAGATCAGTCCATTCTACATTAAAGAAATGGCTCTGCCTCACTTTACCAGAGAATAAGTGGAGTATGGACCACATGATCacacttttatctttttaagctgtAAAACTTACTTTAACCATTTCAAATAGAAATAattctgctggggctggagagatggctcagtggttaagagcctgttcttccaaatgtcctgagttcagttcccggcaaccacatggtggctcacaaccatctgtaatgaggtctggtgccctcttctggcttgcagaagacatacacacagacagaatgttatatacatatatatatatatatatgtatatatatattttaaaaaataaatattttttaaaaaaagaaataattctgcTGGGAGGTAGtggggcatacctttaatcccagcacatagaggcagcagcaggtggatctctgagttcaaggccagcctggtctacagagggagttccaggacagccagggctacacagagaaaccttatctcaaaaaagagccgggtggtggtggcacacgcctttaatcccagcaatcgtgaggcagcagcaggtggatctctgagttcgaggccagcctggtctacaagagctagttccaggacaggctctagaaactacagggaaaccctgtctcgaaaaaccaaaaaaaaaaaaaaaaaaagcaaaacaaaaaacaaagaaaaagaaaaacaaaatagttctAAAATATATATTGCTCTACTTTTTAGgcaacatatttaatatttacatgTCTTCCCACTAACTAATAGACATTATTATGAATTGTATTTATTATACtagagatatgtgtgtgtatttagagacatagatatctatatatagatatccATAGCAAATACTGAGACCATTTGCCATTTCTCTATGTGGCcctagttttctgtttttcaaagctGTGTCTGTTTCTCATGCCTTTTCTGTCACCCGTTCTTGCAGTTGGTTGATAGCATGCCTgcctctgcagcttttttatatTCAGACAGCC
Proteins encoded:
- the LOC119803461 gene encoding inhibitor of nuclear factor kappa-B kinase-interacting protein isoform X1 → MSEVKSRKKPGPKGAAGEPEKRSDGRKNPEARGGGGWADPRTGLSLLSLATCLGLAWLVFQQSEKFSKLENQYQLLQIESSEFQGLQTKISLMSDKLESTESILQEAASSMALMTQFEQEVSGLQRSIHDIENSKETLTQKMQSLSEKFQTITDFWKRTLAEMSNNTAIFKSEAKHIHSQVTMKINSAEQEMKLLTERLKDLEDSTLRNIRTVNRQEEEDLLRVEAQLSSNTKAVEKLEEEQHSLLARDEELTSKLADYEPKVEECKAHLPAIENAIHSVLRVSQDLMGTEKKMEDLTVQMFNMEDDMLRAVSEIMEMQKTLERIQYDNSILKMQNELLVLKGKVHDFIAYSSSGEKGTLGKYNLENKGADDY